The genomic stretch CTCAATACTACTTGACAAAGTGAAAGGAAATATTCAAAACAAACGGGTAAAATTTGGTGCCACCTGTCCAAAAATAATTGGACCTAATAGAACTGCGGTAAATCCAAAAAGCCCAACTCACCTAACATTTAAGAAAACGTCCTCCAAACGACGTCGTTGACAGTCGGGTCATCCGTAGGCAAAgataaagagaaagaaaggaacaggagagagagagttcggTTGCGCAGCAAGAAAACAAACCAGTACCCAAGttagtgtgtttgtgtgtgtgtgatcgAAATTCGAAAGGACGAACGAGAGGAATCAAATCAATCAATCAAGCGATCGAGAAATCAAGAAGTGAAGAaatggggggagagagagaggacccACAGCAGCTCAAGAGAGCGACGGCGGCGGCCTACGACTACGAGAACGACCCCAGGTGGGCCGACTACTGGTCCAACATCCTCATCCCTCATCACATGTCCTCCCGCAGCGACGTCGTCGACCATTTCAAGCGCAAGTTCTACCAACGCTTTATCGTCCGTACTCTgtctttctctcttccttgtGCAGTTTCTTTAATCTGAGTGATTACTCACTATTAATTGGTTGCTGATTAGCGTTTGTTTCTTCGAATTTGGACTCTGAACACTTGAATCTCAATTGGGTTTCTTCTGTTTTGTGAAATTGGGGTCGTTTTTCCAATTGGgtaattttgggttttgtcctctgtttctttgtttgatgatgaattGATAATTTGGATTCCTGATTTTGCTTCTGGGTTtcgattttgaaaattttaggcAGAATTCAGTAGCATTTTCAATGTTGGGTTTCGATTATGGAAACTTTATGCAGAACTCTGTTTCtttgtttgatgatgaattGATTCAGTAGCTTTTTCAATGTTGGGTTTCGATTATGGAAAGTTCATTCAGttcagttcttttctttttagatTTCTGAGTAACAGTGAGATCTTgctatttttgttttcaaaaggAACAGTTTTGATACATGAGTACAACTTTAAGGTCAACATTTGGTTGAAGAATTATGCTTTAGGGGTTTCAGTTTGTGGTTTTATCATTGTTTAAGAGTGCCTTCTTGGTAAATGCTTCGGGGAATGTAATTTGGTCGGAGATGCATGGATTTTGttagatttttcttttaattctgTGCACCTTGACAAAGTTTGTACCTGGATTTTGTGAATAGGATCCTGAACTTATGGTAGACGTGATGTCATCTAGCAGTTCTGCCCAGCCAAACAGACCATCTGCCTCGTCCCGGACGACAAATGACCAAACTCAGCCCCGTAGCGCAGGTTGGGATGCTTTAATTTTTCTGTACAAAAATTTGGATATGCCAAAATTGCTGTTTCctttaaaagaaatgaaatttatcTCAAAATAAAACTGTAGTTTCTTTCAGTAGTCTGGAATTTGTCGATAATAGTTAATTGACCTTGAATtggtgtttgtaggttcaactCCCAGAACTCCAGGGACACCAGCAGCAGCTCCTCCAACTTCTCTGCGTTGGGATCGAAAAACCATTCAGTTTTCTGTAAACGCTTGGGTACTGTCAAGTCTACTCATGCATTGATAGAATcagatttatttttattttcgtaTCTATCTGTCAAATTCTATCCTTGCAAGGCGAATGATGTTTATAAATCAGCCTGATTTTGAAGAAATGTTGGGACTTCTTGtagtttttctttctaattgaCCTTCACAGTTTATCTTGTTCCCTTCAACCATGTTCTCTATGGACAGTCTCAATAAACACTTTTATGTAGGTTAGAGTTTATGTTTTACTTTTGACTCTATGGTTTTTCAATGCAACTGAACTGCTGTAATGTTATTCTTGTGCAGTTGGGCAAGGGTCCTTCTCTATGACAAATATGTGTTCTTCTTTTGAATCCAAAACTTGCTGTTAACAATGACGTCTTGCTAAGTGCTGCTTACATTTTAATATGTCTGTTGTTATTGATTCCTTTTGTATGTCTTTCTTCCCTGCAGGTGTTTCTTGTGGCTGTGTTTGCAATTTTCCCACTGGTGCCTAGAAACCTTTCACATAGGGCATATCGGCTTTCCTTTATGGGCACTGCATGTTCATCTCTGTATTCCTTGTACTCGCTCTACGGGGTAAATCTACTTTCTCAGATTCAATCACTTGCTCTCTTATTTCATTAACTTGGATGTGCTGTCCTTGTTCATATTTGATTAACGCACCCTTTACTTTTCAGAAACCAAGGGCTTGGAACTTGCAGGCTTTTCAAGTGTACTTTCAGTCAATTATCATGACTAAGGATTTTATCTACTTGATGTACTGCCTTACCTTTGTCACATCACACCTTTGCCTAAAATGTAAGCATTCCATAATCCTCAAGTTTTGTCTTCTCTTTTCTTATATGTTTTCAATCTAAGTCGGACTCGTGTTCTTGGCATGTCTAGTTTAATGATGTGATGTTTATTGCAGTCGCGCTGATTCCCATTCTGTGTCGGGCTCTTGAGCACGTTGCCAAGTTCCTTAGGCGCAATTTTAGTCAATCCTCCTTGTACAGGTAGAAGAGTTGATGTTCAATAATGTTGCTTTATATTTACTTGTGTTAGATACCTGCTCCCGTGGGGATAGTAGTATTTCAATTTTAAGCACTGTTATTTGCATCCAATTTTGTTACGCTGTGGATTGCTAATTCTGATGCTGGGCATCAGGATAGTTTTCAAGATTTTTCGAGCGCATTTACTTTTGGTTTGATGTTCAGTCCAATCTAAATGAATAGTACCTTACCAGATTGAGTTTAAATCTACCTGTTTTCTTTACTGAGCGATATCTTTTCTTCTGCCATGGTGAGCAGGAAGTACCTGGAAATGCCTTGTGTTTGGGTGGAGTCAAATACAACTACCCTCAGCATACTTTCTTCACATGCTGAGATCGGACTTGGCTTCCTTCTGATTATTTCATTGTTCTCGTGAGTTGCTTTGAACCATTTTCTGCGCTGCATTTTTCTAGTCATGGACACATTCTTATTCCATTGTCATTATGCTTTTCACTTCCAacatttcttaatttgtgatgtATTTTTGGTAGGTGGCAGCGCAACATTGTACAGGCATTCATGTACTGGCAGGTGCGTTTCCGTTCTTTTCTTATCATTATGGAGTGGCATCTGTGTTCCTGAAGCTAAATTGTTTCAATCATGTTGAACACGCTAGCCACAAACACACAAATGGATAAAAGCACTTGAAAATATGCACTGAGTCGGTGCCCCTTGCAAACATTATTCTTCTTATTGATTATAGAGATGGAGATATCATTTTCTGCAAGCGTAGGCTCACTCGACAAGTAATTTTTTGTCAGTTTAGGTCAAGATCTTGGTAATTTATGGAGTCGAGAAGTGCATTAGTGATGTAAAAAGTTGATTTCAATACGTTCATTTTTCGCGAATATCTCGAACTCATAGCAGAGCCTAATGAGTTTCGTCTGTAATACATTTTACAGCTGTTGAAGCTCATGTATCATGCCCCAGCGACTGCTAACTACCATCTGAGCGTGTGGACCAAGATCGGAAGGACAGTTCACCCTCTTATCCACCGCTACACCCCGTTCTTGGGAACTCCCCTCTCTGCTGTCCAGAGATGGTGGTTGCGGTAGAGGCAGAGAATCAGAGACTCAGCGTTCTTGGGAACTCCCCTCTCTGCTGTCCAGAGATGGTGGTTGCGGTAGAGGTAGAGAATCAGAGACtcggaagaagaagatgagattGGAGAAGGACGTCAATGGAAATTCGCTTGAATTCTTGTAAGCTAAAAGAAAAAACTGCCGTCTGATGTACTGAATTTGTCGGAACTCATTTGGATTGCGGGTGGATAAAAAGTATATCGAGTTAGTTTTCTCTTGTGGATTTTATTCATCCAAATGCCGATTCTGATGGACTACAAACTCTTTTTACCAAATACCATATAGATTCGCCCAAGTACGATATCTATGATGTTTCAGAGTATACGACGATATGTAAAAAATTTTAACAGTTAAATactaattatgtttttttttttatgaaaaaatttaCCAGTTAAATTACTCGAAGTATCTAATATTTTGAAGCACTGTAAAAAATCTCTAATTGTAGATGTGGAGTAACATAGGCTAAAGTGGAAGTGCCTTCTCCCTTTTAATATTGCGTCTACATAAAAAAAATCGAATCTTGATCTATTGAGAGAATATTTCCAGTGAAGTTTACACGTGAacgtcttcttttttttaaatattatcttattttatatgaaagatATTTTCTTCGGATTTCTTTCCTATCTTATATTTCAGAATTAAGTAAAAGTTGCAATTTTACTTTCCGGGAGCTTCAAAatatacaattttattttttaatttctggtAGCTTCAGGTTCCAACGGTTCTGGAGTTATCTTCCGGGAGCTTCAAAATTAACGGTTTAACGGTAAATAGTAAAAGTAATGTCCACCGAAATTAGCAAATCACCAAAAAAAGCTTAGAAAGCAATTTCGGATCCATTTCTTTTACTAAAAAAGTTAAACaattgtttgattgattgattgattgattgattgtttgaaaagattggagctttcaTCGTCCAGCTGTATACCCACTACCCGGCAGCTATGGCGTCGGAAACCGATCGTCTTCTCCGGCAATCTTCCTCTTCCGCGGCGGAAGACATGGCGGAAAATGCCGACGCATCGAAGCCTTTCCTTTGTAGGTTTTTGAGCTATCCTGTTGCTAATACCAATACATCGAGCCACAAGAGGCGTCGCAGGCTCGCCGAGAAATTCGCCTCCGCCGCGCCCCGCCCTCGTCGGCAGCAGTCGTTCAGCCGCGACATCGGCCACGCTGCCAAGGAGACTTACCTGATTACTAGCCTCAGCTTCACGCTCCTTCGATACCTCGGGTatccattcttcttcttctttagaTCCTCCTAGCTTTACTTGGTCAAGGATTGGGTTTAAATTTAacctctgtttggttgccgagaaaattgTGGGAAACCGAAAGAAAATGGATTTATAGAACAAAAACCAGAGTCTATCAATTTTCTAAGTTGTATGGAATTTTTGTGTTCAATTATCGTTAATTTTTGCTGAAAAATGCAAGTTTTTGTTATTTCTAATCATATATTTTGATTCAGGGTAGGCTACCGGTGGATGACGAGATTGCTTGCTCTTGGTTGCTATGCTATGTTACTAATGCCAGGATTTCTTCAAGGTTTGTGTGTTTATGTAACTACTTGCTCTTACACATTCATTGCCAATATAAATTTGTTTCCCTTTtcgttatttgttttatatttcgTCAAATCATAGTACCTGCTGCTCGAATTATAAGAAAGATGCGATTTGTTTGATTTGTCGCTAATCGAAGAAAGAACTTGCCGCCTGGATAGGGTTTTGCACCATCATAGTCTTTCGGAAAAGGCTCCTAGTTTGATTATTGTTGTTGATGTACTTCAGTATTCCCGTTGTTAAGACTTCAGTAGTGTTATGTCCGTAGATTTCACACTACCGTTCCATGATGTTCTTTGACGTGACCCACTTCTTGAACGTAGATTTGTTTGTTTGACATATGATGAGAgtttctaattttctttgttttattatattaatcAGTTAATGTAGTGAATACTCTCTTGTGCATTTAACCAGAACATAACTTGATTGTTTACTTTTCTTCAGTTGCAATATGTTATTTCTTTTCAAGCCAGGTCCAGCGTAGTATTGTGTATGGAGATCAACCAAGAAATAGGTAGGTGGATTTTGTCGAAGGAAATTAAACAGTTGATTTAGATTTTTCAAATTCTGTGACCCCATTTATTTCATGTATCATTTACAGGTTGGATCTATATTTACCTGCAAATAGTGATGGAAAAAGGCCGGTAGTGGTATTTGTAACAGGTGGAGcctggattattgggtgagtgATTTTAAATAGATGAGAGCTGTTACTTCAGCAATTCTTATAAGTTTCTTTCATGAATTGGTGCAACGGCCTGGAGATGATATGCTCTTTGTTTTTTGGGGATCATGCAAAACATCTTTAGGTGAAGTTTCTGGTTATATATATGTGGccatttatttagttatttgacATTAAGTTTCCATAGTTTCGTGCTGATGTAGGTATAAAGCTTGGGGTTCCCTTTTAGGTCTGCAGTTGGCTGAAAGAAACATCATTGTGGCATGCATTGATTACAGGTAATTGGTTTTAGTTTAAGCAGTGCAAGTTATAATGTGTGATTACTTTAACTTATATATGGTGCTTTAGATGAagtatttggaaaaaaatagtAGACACCATGTCCACTGTGTCTATTATTAGagtgatacattcaaacattaAAGTATTCGTTTTGGTTCACCAAGCTTTGGCTTTGTAAAAGTTAAGGGGAACCTATGTAAA from Pyrus communis chromosome 7, drPyrComm1.1, whole genome shotgun sequence encodes the following:
- the LOC137739341 gene encoding uncharacterized protein, which codes for MGGEREDPQQLKRATAAAYDYENDPRWADYWSNILIPHHMSSRSDVVDHFKRKFYQRFIDPELMVDVMSSSSSAQPNRPSASSRTTNDQTQPRSAGSTPRTPGTPAAAPPTSLRWDRKTIQFSVNAWVFLVAVFAIFPLVPRNLSHRAYRLSFMGTACSSLYSLYSLYGKPRAWNLQAFQVYFQSIIMTKDFIYLMYCLTFVTSHLCLKFALIPILCRALEHVAKFLRRNFSQSSLYRKYLEMPCVWVESNTTTLSILSSHAEIGLGFLLIISLFSWQRNIVQAFMYWQLLKLMYHAPATANYHLSVWTKIGRTVHPLIHRYTPFLGTPLSAVQRWWLR